The proteins below are encoded in one region of Oryzias melastigma strain HK-1 linkage group LG7, ASM292280v2, whole genome shotgun sequence:
- the agap2 gene encoding arf-GAP with GTPase, ANK repeat and PH domain-containing protein 2 isoform X3 — MSDGGTLQQRTTYLISLTLVKVEAVEENGGEARSSTQGKEVETGQGRWTEEEMQAKVEIEEKAQSDPAQRAQDVVMKSGTDELKSKERKPIPNVDATTRGCEKPPLNLSIPLPAERTSLQKSPNMVEKTVPTLTTTPPAEMLEPSRTPTRTSLPIRPAGQRPVSLLKSHSSVATRGRDSRDGRERSPTSAQSLDRKDCRITMRSPGPCRASWAEASRPEVWRNLQDESQIGLETESVIAAVMRDMPRKDRLKTGSSSLPAPATQTSKPARKGKSRTLDNSDLNSLSEDLGLARDGQQTQQGQRGAAKDRKMLKFISGIFTKSSSVSAGPTSTAPPVYIQRDSSEEEVNIANSQEWTLSRTIPELRLGILGSLKSGKTALVNKYVTGVYAAVEKPDGGRYKKEVSVDGQSHLLLIREEAGPPDGQFSSWVDAVILVFSLENEASFQELYQLYSQLSAHRSDIPVIVVGTQDKISSTNPRVIEDQRARQLCIDVRHSLFYETCATYGFNVDRVFSEAAQKIVAQKKQAALQACKSLPNSPSHSGGSTPGSASLPGQASNGLGSGYACSLPSTPVVSHRELRVSQVDGGGSVNSRSLRGIPRRPSLFKKGDPDKKTGDAKGDQSSARGVPIKQGILWKRSGSSLNKEWKKKYVTLSNNGTLSYHSSSNDYTQNTHGKEIDLLRVTVKVPGKRPPRAVAPAGPSPVPAGAVPGVNGLSKELTAADSSSTVPQLCPPTLSVVDDHSGALSPQRGERGLQRCPSSLSTKAQSIDGLEGTAGPFAGKDPNQSSPMSDRKKNRRKKSMNQKGDVAAGQAEEEENADFIIVSFTGQQWHFDAQSQEDRDSWVSAIESQILASLQSCESGRNKARRSSQSEAVALQAIRNAKGNNQCVDCEAPNPTWASLNLGALICIECSGIHRNLGTHLSRVRSLDLDDWPGELTQVLAAIGNHMANSVWESRTLGRIKPTPNATREERESWIRAKYEQRAFVPPLPSPSGSLEDSMSELLLTAVTERDLLRLLLLLAHSTKDQINTQPAGSSSFPRTALHAACQLGDVVMTQLLVWYGIDVKAKDSQGQTPMMIARKTGSKGCIDILLQHGCSNEASPTTAATPILSRRSSTASLGRTSSKKRVS, encoded by the exons ATGAGTGACGGCGGCACCCTGCAACAACGCACCACCTACCTCATTTCCCTCACCTTGGTGAAGGTAGAGGCTGTGGAAGAGAATGGAGGGGAGGCCAGGAGCAGCACCCAAGGGAAGGAAGTGGAAACTGGGCAAGGAAGATGGACGGAGGAAGAGATGCAAGCAAAAGTGGAGATTGAAGAAAAGGCACAGAGTGATCCAGCTCAAAGAGCTCAAGATGTTGTCATGAAAAGTGGCACAGATGAACTCAagagtaaagaaagaaaacccaTCCCTAATGTTGATGCCACAACTAGGGGGTGTGAAAAGCCACCACTCAACCTGTCAATCCCCCTACCTGCTGAGAGAACGTCCCTTCAGAAGTCTCCAAACATGGTTGAAAAGACGGTTCCAACGCTGACCACAACACCGCCAGCAGAGATGCTCGAACCCAGTCGAACCCCGACTCGGACAAGCCTCCCGATCCGCCCGGCAGGACAGCGGCCCGTCAGTCTGCTGAAGTCTCATAGCAGCGTGGCCACCCGAGGTCGCGACTCCAGAGACGGTCGGGAGCGTAGCCCTACCTCAGCCCAGAGCCTTGATCGAAAGGACTGCCGCATCACCATGCGTTCGCCGGGCCCCTGCAGGGCCTCCTGGGCAGAGGCCAGCCGGCCTGAAGTCTGGAGGAACCTTCAGGATGAAAGTCAAATCGGTCTGGAAACTGAAAGCGTAATCGCGGCAGTGATGAGAGACATGCCCAGGAAGGACAGACTGAAGACGGGGTCAAGCTCCCTACCTGCACCCGCTACACAGACTTCCAAGCCAGCACGGAAGGGGAAAAGCCGCACGCTGGACAACAGTGACCTGAACAGCCTCTCTGAAGACCTGGGGCTGGCCAGAGACGGCCAGCAGACCCAGCAGGGCCAACGAGGCGCCGCTAAAGACAGGAAGATGCTCAAGTTCATCAGTGGTATTTTCACAAAGAGCAGTTCAGTGTCAGCAGGCCCGACCTCCACAGCACCCCCTGTTTACATCCAAAGAGACTCCAGCGAAGAGGAAG TTAATATTGCCAACAGTCAGGAGTGGACCCTGAGCAGGACCATTCCAGAGCTGAGACTG GGTATTCTAGGAAGTCTGAAAAGTGGCAAAACAGCGCTGGTTAACAAGTACGTCACAGGCGTGTATGCTGCAGTCGAGAAGCCTGATG GTGGGAGGTATAAGAAGGAGGTGTCGGTGGATGGGCAGAGTCATTTGTTACTGATCCGGGAGGAAGCCGGGCCACCTGATGGACAG ttcAGCAGCTGGGTTGATGCGGTGATCCTGGTCTTCAGTCTGGAGAATGAGGCCAGTTTCCAGGAGCTCTACCAGCTCTACAGCCAGCTCAGTGCTCACCGCTCAGACATCCCAGTCATCGTCGTGGGCACCCAAG ACAAAATAAGCAGCACCAACCCTCGGGTGATTGAAGATCAGAGAGCCCGGCAGCTCTGCATCGACGTGCGCCACTCGCTGTTTTACGAGACCTGCGCTACTTACGGTTTCAATGTTGACAGAGTGTTTTCGGAGG CTGCTCAGAAGATTGTGGCCCAGAAGAAGCAGGCGGCGCTGCAGGCATGCAAGTCTCTGCCCAATTCACCCAGCCACTCAGGAGGCTCCACACCGGGATCGGCTTCACTCCCTGGACAG GCCAGTAATGGCCTCGGCAGTGGCTACGCCTGCTCCCTCCCCTCCACCCCCGTGGTGAGTCACAGGGAGCTGCGGGTCTCTCAGGTAGACGGTGGAGGTAGTGTCAACTCTCGTTCGCTGAGAGGCATCCCTAGAAGGCCGTCCCTCTTTAAG AAAGGAGACCCGGATAAAAAAACGGGTGATGCTAAAGGGGACCAGAGCAGTGCGCGAGGTGTTCCAATCAAACAG GGCATCCTCTGGAAGAGAAGTGGTAGCTCTCTGAATAAAGAGTGGAAGAAGAAATACGTTACCCTGTCCAACAACGGCACGCTGTCCTATCACTCCAGCTCCAAT GACTATACCCAGAATACTCACGGAAAAGAAATTGACTTGCTGCGTGTGACAGTGAAGGTTCCTGGGAAACGTCCTCCGAGAGCGGTCGCACCTGCAGGGCCCTCACCTGTCCCTGCAGGCGCTGTGCCTGGAGTTAACGGGCTGAGCAAGGAGCTGACAGCagctgacagcagcagcacag TTCCTCAGTTGTGTCCACCCACTCTGTCCGTGGTCGATGACCACTCTGGTGCTTTGTCTCCTCAAAGAGGTGAGAGAGGACTTCAGCGCTGCCCCTCCTCACTGTCCACTAAAGCACAGAGCATCG ATGGTCTAGAAGGGACAGCTGGTCCTTTTGCTGGAAAAGACCCCAACCAGTCGTCTCCAATGAGTGACAGGAAGAAAAacaggaggaagaagagcatGAATCAGAAGGGAGATGTGGCTGCAGGGCAAGCCGAAG AGGAGGAGAACGCAGACTTTATCATAGTTTCATTTACTGGACAGCAATGGCACTTTGATGCTCAGAGCCAGGAGGACCGGGACTCGTGGGTGTCGGCTATCGAGAGCCAGATCCTGGCGAGTCTGCAGTCGTGTGAGAGCGGCAGAAACAAG GCACGGAGGAGCAGTCAGAGTGAAGCCGTGGCGCTTCAGGCCATCCGAAACGCCAAGGGCAACAATCAGTGTGTGGACTGTGAGGCACCCA ATCCAACATGGGCGAGTCTCAACCTGGGCGCCCTGATCTGCATCGAGTGCTCAGGGATCCACCGGAACCTGGGGACTCACCTGTCTCGAGTTCGCTCGCTGGACCTGGACGACTGGCCCGGAGAGCTCACGCAGGTTCTGGCCGCCATCGGGAACCACATGGCCAACAGCGTGTGGGAGAGCCGCACGCTGGGCCGGATCAAACCCACACCGAACGCAACACG AGAGGAGCGAGAGTCCTGGATTCGAGCTAAGTACGAGCAGCGTGCTTTCGTGCCGCCTCTTCCGTCGCCCTCAGGGAGCCTGGAGGACAGCAtgtcggagctgctgctgactGCAGTGACTGAGAGAGACCTGCtcaggctgctgctgcttctggcCCACAGCACCAAGGACCAGATCAACACTCAGCCGGCCGGATCGTCTTCGTTCCCTCGGACGGCTCTCCACGCTGCCTGTCAGCTGGGAGACGTAGTCATGACCCAGCTTCTTGTCTGG TACGGAATCGATGTGAAAGCAAAAGACAGCCAAGGCCAGACGCCCATGATGATCGCCAGGAAAACAGGGAGCAAAGGCTGCATTGATATTTTGCTCCAGCACGGATGCTCCAACGAGGCCTCCCCCACCACCGCCGCCACTCCCATCCTCTCCCGCCGCTCCAGTACTGCCAGCCTGGGCCGAACCAGCTCCAAGAAGCGCGTGTCGTAG
- the agap2 gene encoding arf-GAP with GTPase, ANK repeat and PH domain-containing protein 2 isoform X2 → MSDGGTLQQRTTYLISLTLVKVEAVEENGGEARSSTQGKEVETGQGRWTEEEMQAKVEIEEKAQSDPAQRAQDVVMKSGTDELKSKERKPIPNVDATTRGCEKPPLNLSIPLPAERTSLQKSPNMVEKTVPTLTTTPPAEMLEPSRTPTRTSLPIRPAGQRPVSLLKSHSSVATRGRDSRDGRERSPTSAQSLDRKDCRITMRSPGPCRASWAEASRPEVWRNLQDESQIGLETESVIAAVMRDMPRKDRLKTGSSSLPAPATQTSKPARKGKSRTLDNSDLNSLSEDLGLARDGQQTQQGQRGAAKDRKMLKFISGIFTKSSSVSAGPTSTAPPVYIQRDSSEEEVNIANSQEWTLSRTIPELRLGILGSLKSGKTALVNKYVTGVYAAVEKPDGGRYKKEVSVDGQSHLLLIREEAGPPDGQFSSWVDAVILVFSLENEASFQELYQLYSQLSAHRSDIPVIVVGTQDKISSTNPRVIEDQRARQLCIDVRHSLFYETCATYGFNVDRVFSEAAQKIVAQKKQAALQACKSLPNSPSHSGGSTPGSASLPGQASNGLGSGYACSLPSTPVVSHRELRVSQVDGGGSVNSRSLRGIPRRPSLFKKGDPDKKTGDAKGDQSSARGVPIKQGILWKRSGSSLNKEWKKKYVTLSNNGTLSYHSSSNDYTQNTHGKEIDLLRVTVKVPGKRPPRAVAPAGPSPVPAGAVPGVNGLSKELTAADSSTVPQLCPPTLSVVDDHSGALSPQRGERGLQRCPSSLSTKAQSIDGLEGTAGPFAGKDPNQSSPMSDRKKNRRKKSMNQKGDVAAGQAEAKRKMWKLKSFGSLRNINKTEEENADFIIVSFTGQQWHFDAQSQEDRDSWVSAIESQILASLQSCESGRNKARRSSQSEAVALQAIRNAKGNNQCVDCEAPNPTWASLNLGALICIECSGIHRNLGTHLSRVRSLDLDDWPGELTQVLAAIGNHMANSVWESRTLGRIKPTPNATREERESWIRAKYEQRAFVPPLPSPSGSLEDSMSELLLTAVTERDLLRLLLLLAHSTKDQINTQPAGSSSFPRTALHAACQLGDVVMTQLLVWYGIDVKAKDSQGQTPMMIARKTGSKGCIDILLQHGCSNEASPTTAATPILSRRSSTASLGRTSSKKRVS, encoded by the exons ATGAGTGACGGCGGCACCCTGCAACAACGCACCACCTACCTCATTTCCCTCACCTTGGTGAAGGTAGAGGCTGTGGAAGAGAATGGAGGGGAGGCCAGGAGCAGCACCCAAGGGAAGGAAGTGGAAACTGGGCAAGGAAGATGGACGGAGGAAGAGATGCAAGCAAAAGTGGAGATTGAAGAAAAGGCACAGAGTGATCCAGCTCAAAGAGCTCAAGATGTTGTCATGAAAAGTGGCACAGATGAACTCAagagtaaagaaagaaaacccaTCCCTAATGTTGATGCCACAACTAGGGGGTGTGAAAAGCCACCACTCAACCTGTCAATCCCCCTACCTGCTGAGAGAACGTCCCTTCAGAAGTCTCCAAACATGGTTGAAAAGACGGTTCCAACGCTGACCACAACACCGCCAGCAGAGATGCTCGAACCCAGTCGAACCCCGACTCGGACAAGCCTCCCGATCCGCCCGGCAGGACAGCGGCCCGTCAGTCTGCTGAAGTCTCATAGCAGCGTGGCCACCCGAGGTCGCGACTCCAGAGACGGTCGGGAGCGTAGCCCTACCTCAGCCCAGAGCCTTGATCGAAAGGACTGCCGCATCACCATGCGTTCGCCGGGCCCCTGCAGGGCCTCCTGGGCAGAGGCCAGCCGGCCTGAAGTCTGGAGGAACCTTCAGGATGAAAGTCAAATCGGTCTGGAAACTGAAAGCGTAATCGCGGCAGTGATGAGAGACATGCCCAGGAAGGACAGACTGAAGACGGGGTCAAGCTCCCTACCTGCACCCGCTACACAGACTTCCAAGCCAGCACGGAAGGGGAAAAGCCGCACGCTGGACAACAGTGACCTGAACAGCCTCTCTGAAGACCTGGGGCTGGCCAGAGACGGCCAGCAGACCCAGCAGGGCCAACGAGGCGCCGCTAAAGACAGGAAGATGCTCAAGTTCATCAGTGGTATTTTCACAAAGAGCAGTTCAGTGTCAGCAGGCCCGACCTCCACAGCACCCCCTGTTTACATCCAAAGAGACTCCAGCGAAGAGGAAG TTAATATTGCCAACAGTCAGGAGTGGACCCTGAGCAGGACCATTCCAGAGCTGAGACTG GGTATTCTAGGAAGTCTGAAAAGTGGCAAAACAGCGCTGGTTAACAAGTACGTCACAGGCGTGTATGCTGCAGTCGAGAAGCCTGATG GTGGGAGGTATAAGAAGGAGGTGTCGGTGGATGGGCAGAGTCATTTGTTACTGATCCGGGAGGAAGCCGGGCCACCTGATGGACAG ttcAGCAGCTGGGTTGATGCGGTGATCCTGGTCTTCAGTCTGGAGAATGAGGCCAGTTTCCAGGAGCTCTACCAGCTCTACAGCCAGCTCAGTGCTCACCGCTCAGACATCCCAGTCATCGTCGTGGGCACCCAAG ACAAAATAAGCAGCACCAACCCTCGGGTGATTGAAGATCAGAGAGCCCGGCAGCTCTGCATCGACGTGCGCCACTCGCTGTTTTACGAGACCTGCGCTACTTACGGTTTCAATGTTGACAGAGTGTTTTCGGAGG CTGCTCAGAAGATTGTGGCCCAGAAGAAGCAGGCGGCGCTGCAGGCATGCAAGTCTCTGCCCAATTCACCCAGCCACTCAGGAGGCTCCACACCGGGATCGGCTTCACTCCCTGGACAG GCCAGTAATGGCCTCGGCAGTGGCTACGCCTGCTCCCTCCCCTCCACCCCCGTGGTGAGTCACAGGGAGCTGCGGGTCTCTCAGGTAGACGGTGGAGGTAGTGTCAACTCTCGTTCGCTGAGAGGCATCCCTAGAAGGCCGTCCCTCTTTAAG AAAGGAGACCCGGATAAAAAAACGGGTGATGCTAAAGGGGACCAGAGCAGTGCGCGAGGTGTTCCAATCAAACAG GGCATCCTCTGGAAGAGAAGTGGTAGCTCTCTGAATAAAGAGTGGAAGAAGAAATACGTTACCCTGTCCAACAACGGCACGCTGTCCTATCACTCCAGCTCCAAT GACTATACCCAGAATACTCACGGAAAAGAAATTGACTTGCTGCGTGTGACAGTGAAGGTTCCTGGGAAACGTCCTCCGAGAGCGGTCGCACCTGCAGGGCCCTCACCTGTCCCTGCAGGCGCTGTGCCTGGAGTTAACGGGCTGAGCAAGGAGCTGACAGCagctgacagcagc ACAGTTCCTCAGTTGTGTCCACCCACTCTGTCCGTGGTCGATGACCACTCTGGTGCTTTGTCTCCTCAAAGAGGTGAGAGAGGACTTCAGCGCTGCCCCTCCTCACTGTCCACTAAAGCACAGAGCATCG ATGGTCTAGAAGGGACAGCTGGTCCTTTTGCTGGAAAAGACCCCAACCAGTCGTCTCCAATGAGTGACAGGAAGAAAAacaggaggaagaagagcatGAATCAGAAGGGAGATGTGGCTGCAGGGCAAGCCGAAG CCAAACGCAAAATGTGGAAATTAAAGAGCTTTGGTAGCTTGAGAAACATTAATAAGACAG AGGAGGAGAACGCAGACTTTATCATAGTTTCATTTACTGGACAGCAATGGCACTTTGATGCTCAGAGCCAGGAGGACCGGGACTCGTGGGTGTCGGCTATCGAGAGCCAGATCCTGGCGAGTCTGCAGTCGTGTGAGAGCGGCAGAAACAAG GCACGGAGGAGCAGTCAGAGTGAAGCCGTGGCGCTTCAGGCCATCCGAAACGCCAAGGGCAACAATCAGTGTGTGGACTGTGAGGCACCCA ATCCAACATGGGCGAGTCTCAACCTGGGCGCCCTGATCTGCATCGAGTGCTCAGGGATCCACCGGAACCTGGGGACTCACCTGTCTCGAGTTCGCTCGCTGGACCTGGACGACTGGCCCGGAGAGCTCACGCAGGTTCTGGCCGCCATCGGGAACCACATGGCCAACAGCGTGTGGGAGAGCCGCACGCTGGGCCGGATCAAACCCACACCGAACGCAACACG AGAGGAGCGAGAGTCCTGGATTCGAGCTAAGTACGAGCAGCGTGCTTTCGTGCCGCCTCTTCCGTCGCCCTCAGGGAGCCTGGAGGACAGCAtgtcggagctgctgctgactGCAGTGACTGAGAGAGACCTGCtcaggctgctgctgcttctggcCCACAGCACCAAGGACCAGATCAACACTCAGCCGGCCGGATCGTCTTCGTTCCCTCGGACGGCTCTCCACGCTGCCTGTCAGCTGGGAGACGTAGTCATGACCCAGCTTCTTGTCTGG TACGGAATCGATGTGAAAGCAAAAGACAGCCAAGGCCAGACGCCCATGATGATCGCCAGGAAAACAGGGAGCAAAGGCTGCATTGATATTTTGCTCCAGCACGGATGCTCCAACGAGGCCTCCCCCACCACCGCCGCCACTCCCATCCTCTCCCGCCGCTCCAGTACTGCCAGCCTGGGCCGAACCAGCTCCAAGAAGCGCGTGTCGTAG
- the agap2 gene encoding arf-GAP with GTPase, ANK repeat and PH domain-containing protein 2 isoform X4, translated as MSDGGTLQQRTTYLISLTLVKVEAVEENGGEARSSTQGKEVETGQGRWTEEEMQAKVEIEEKAQSDPAQRAQDVVMKSGTDELKSKERKPIPNVDATTRGCEKPPLNLSIPLPAERTSLQKSPNMVEKTVPTLTTTPPAEMLEPSRTPTRTSLPIRPAGQRPVSLLKSHSSVATRGRDSRDGRERSPTSAQSLDRKDCRITMRSPGPCRASWAEASRPEVWRNLQDESQIGLETESVIAAVMRDMPRKDRLKTGSSSLPAPATQTSKPARKGKSRTLDNSDLNSLSEDLGLARDGQQTQQGQRGAAKDRKMLKFISGIFTKSSSVSAGPTSTAPPVYIQRDSSEEEVNIANSQEWTLSRTIPELRLGILGSLKSGKTALVNKYVTGVYAAVEKPDGGRYKKEVSVDGQSHLLLIREEAGPPDGQFSSWVDAVILVFSLENEASFQELYQLYSQLSAHRSDIPVIVVGTQDKISSTNPRVIEDQRARQLCIDVRHSLFYETCATYGFNVDRVFSEAAQKIVAQKKQAALQACKSLPNSPSHSGGSTPGSASLPGQKGDPDKKTGDAKGDQSSARGVPIKQGILWKRSGSSLNKEWKKKYVTLSNNGTLSYHSSSNDYTQNTHGKEIDLLRVTVKVPGKRPPRAVAPAGPSPVPAGAVPGVNGLSKELTAADSSSTVPQLCPPTLSVVDDHSGALSPQRGERGLQRCPSSLSTKAQSIDGLEGTAGPFAGKDPNQSSPMSDRKKNRRKKSMNQKGDVAAGQAEAKRKMWKLKSFGSLRNINKTEEENADFIIVSFTGQQWHFDAQSQEDRDSWVSAIESQILASLQSCESGRNKARRSSQSEAVALQAIRNAKGNNQCVDCEAPNPTWASLNLGALICIECSGIHRNLGTHLSRVRSLDLDDWPGELTQVLAAIGNHMANSVWESRTLGRIKPTPNATREERESWIRAKYEQRAFVPPLPSPSGSLEDSMSELLLTAVTERDLLRLLLLLAHSTKDQINTQPAGSSSFPRTALHAACQLGDVVMTQLLVWYGIDVKAKDSQGQTPMMIARKTGSKGCIDILLQHGCSNEASPTTAATPILSRRSSTASLGRTSSKKRVS; from the exons ATGAGTGACGGCGGCACCCTGCAACAACGCACCACCTACCTCATTTCCCTCACCTTGGTGAAGGTAGAGGCTGTGGAAGAGAATGGAGGGGAGGCCAGGAGCAGCACCCAAGGGAAGGAAGTGGAAACTGGGCAAGGAAGATGGACGGAGGAAGAGATGCAAGCAAAAGTGGAGATTGAAGAAAAGGCACAGAGTGATCCAGCTCAAAGAGCTCAAGATGTTGTCATGAAAAGTGGCACAGATGAACTCAagagtaaagaaagaaaacccaTCCCTAATGTTGATGCCACAACTAGGGGGTGTGAAAAGCCACCACTCAACCTGTCAATCCCCCTACCTGCTGAGAGAACGTCCCTTCAGAAGTCTCCAAACATGGTTGAAAAGACGGTTCCAACGCTGACCACAACACCGCCAGCAGAGATGCTCGAACCCAGTCGAACCCCGACTCGGACAAGCCTCCCGATCCGCCCGGCAGGACAGCGGCCCGTCAGTCTGCTGAAGTCTCATAGCAGCGTGGCCACCCGAGGTCGCGACTCCAGAGACGGTCGGGAGCGTAGCCCTACCTCAGCCCAGAGCCTTGATCGAAAGGACTGCCGCATCACCATGCGTTCGCCGGGCCCCTGCAGGGCCTCCTGGGCAGAGGCCAGCCGGCCTGAAGTCTGGAGGAACCTTCAGGATGAAAGTCAAATCGGTCTGGAAACTGAAAGCGTAATCGCGGCAGTGATGAGAGACATGCCCAGGAAGGACAGACTGAAGACGGGGTCAAGCTCCCTACCTGCACCCGCTACACAGACTTCCAAGCCAGCACGGAAGGGGAAAAGCCGCACGCTGGACAACAGTGACCTGAACAGCCTCTCTGAAGACCTGGGGCTGGCCAGAGACGGCCAGCAGACCCAGCAGGGCCAACGAGGCGCCGCTAAAGACAGGAAGATGCTCAAGTTCATCAGTGGTATTTTCACAAAGAGCAGTTCAGTGTCAGCAGGCCCGACCTCCACAGCACCCCCTGTTTACATCCAAAGAGACTCCAGCGAAGAGGAAG TTAATATTGCCAACAGTCAGGAGTGGACCCTGAGCAGGACCATTCCAGAGCTGAGACTG GGTATTCTAGGAAGTCTGAAAAGTGGCAAAACAGCGCTGGTTAACAAGTACGTCACAGGCGTGTATGCTGCAGTCGAGAAGCCTGATG GTGGGAGGTATAAGAAGGAGGTGTCGGTGGATGGGCAGAGTCATTTGTTACTGATCCGGGAGGAAGCCGGGCCACCTGATGGACAG ttcAGCAGCTGGGTTGATGCGGTGATCCTGGTCTTCAGTCTGGAGAATGAGGCCAGTTTCCAGGAGCTCTACCAGCTCTACAGCCAGCTCAGTGCTCACCGCTCAGACATCCCAGTCATCGTCGTGGGCACCCAAG ACAAAATAAGCAGCACCAACCCTCGGGTGATTGAAGATCAGAGAGCCCGGCAGCTCTGCATCGACGTGCGCCACTCGCTGTTTTACGAGACCTGCGCTACTTACGGTTTCAATGTTGACAGAGTGTTTTCGGAGG CTGCTCAGAAGATTGTGGCCCAGAAGAAGCAGGCGGCGCTGCAGGCATGCAAGTCTCTGCCCAATTCACCCAGCCACTCAGGAGGCTCCACACCGGGATCGGCTTCACTCCCTGGACAG AAAGGAGACCCGGATAAAAAAACGGGTGATGCTAAAGGGGACCAGAGCAGTGCGCGAGGTGTTCCAATCAAACAG GGCATCCTCTGGAAGAGAAGTGGTAGCTCTCTGAATAAAGAGTGGAAGAAGAAATACGTTACCCTGTCCAACAACGGCACGCTGTCCTATCACTCCAGCTCCAAT GACTATACCCAGAATACTCACGGAAAAGAAATTGACTTGCTGCGTGTGACAGTGAAGGTTCCTGGGAAACGTCCTCCGAGAGCGGTCGCACCTGCAGGGCCCTCACCTGTCCCTGCAGGCGCTGTGCCTGGAGTTAACGGGCTGAGCAAGGAGCTGACAGCagctgacagcagcagcacag TTCCTCAGTTGTGTCCACCCACTCTGTCCGTGGTCGATGACCACTCTGGTGCTTTGTCTCCTCAAAGAGGTGAGAGAGGACTTCAGCGCTGCCCCTCCTCACTGTCCACTAAAGCACAGAGCATCG ATGGTCTAGAAGGGACAGCTGGTCCTTTTGCTGGAAAAGACCCCAACCAGTCGTCTCCAATGAGTGACAGGAAGAAAAacaggaggaagaagagcatGAATCAGAAGGGAGATGTGGCTGCAGGGCAAGCCGAAG CCAAACGCAAAATGTGGAAATTAAAGAGCTTTGGTAGCTTGAGAAACATTAATAAGACAG AGGAGGAGAACGCAGACTTTATCATAGTTTCATTTACTGGACAGCAATGGCACTTTGATGCTCAGAGCCAGGAGGACCGGGACTCGTGGGTGTCGGCTATCGAGAGCCAGATCCTGGCGAGTCTGCAGTCGTGTGAGAGCGGCAGAAACAAG GCACGGAGGAGCAGTCAGAGTGAAGCCGTGGCGCTTCAGGCCATCCGAAACGCCAAGGGCAACAATCAGTGTGTGGACTGTGAGGCACCCA ATCCAACATGGGCGAGTCTCAACCTGGGCGCCCTGATCTGCATCGAGTGCTCAGGGATCCACCGGAACCTGGGGACTCACCTGTCTCGAGTTCGCTCGCTGGACCTGGACGACTGGCCCGGAGAGCTCACGCAGGTTCTGGCCGCCATCGGGAACCACATGGCCAACAGCGTGTGGGAGAGCCGCACGCTGGGCCGGATCAAACCCACACCGAACGCAACACG AGAGGAGCGAGAGTCCTGGATTCGAGCTAAGTACGAGCAGCGTGCTTTCGTGCCGCCTCTTCCGTCGCCCTCAGGGAGCCTGGAGGACAGCAtgtcggagctgctgctgactGCAGTGACTGAGAGAGACCTGCtcaggctgctgctgcttctggcCCACAGCACCAAGGACCAGATCAACACTCAGCCGGCCGGATCGTCTTCGTTCCCTCGGACGGCTCTCCACGCTGCCTGTCAGCTGGGAGACGTAGTCATGACCCAGCTTCTTGTCTGG TACGGAATCGATGTGAAAGCAAAAGACAGCCAAGGCCAGACGCCCATGATGATCGCCAGGAAAACAGGGAGCAAAGGCTGCATTGATATTTTGCTCCAGCACGGATGCTCCAACGAGGCCTCCCCCACCACCGCCGCCACTCCCATCCTCTCCCGCCGCTCCAGTACTGCCAGCCTGGGCCGAACCAGCTCCAAGAAGCGCGTGTCGTAG